The following proteins come from a genomic window of Natronosalvus vescus:
- a CDS encoding adenylate kinase, whose amino-acid sequence MAQPRILILGAPGAGKGTQSATISDHFDVEHVTTGDALRSNKQMDISHLDLEYETPAEYMDQGELVPDEVVNAIVDEALSSADGFILDGYPRNLEQVEALEGMTDLDVVLALDVSEDELVHRLTGRRMDPETGDIYHLEYNPAEDPAVEERLVQREDDSEETVRERLRVYRENTEPVLEYYGDKGVLERVDGEQAPDEVWEDVRAVIENA is encoded by the coding sequence ATGGCACAGCCACGGATTCTCATCCTCGGCGCTCCCGGGGCCGGGAAGGGGACACAAAGTGCAACGATCAGCGACCACTTCGACGTCGAACACGTCACCACCGGAGACGCCCTGCGATCGAACAAGCAGATGGACATCTCCCACCTCGATCTCGAGTACGAGACGCCCGCGGAGTACATGGATCAGGGCGAACTCGTCCCCGACGAGGTGGTCAACGCTATCGTCGACGAGGCGCTGTCGTCGGCGGATGGATTCATTCTCGACGGCTATCCACGAAACCTCGAGCAGGTCGAGGCGCTCGAGGGGATGACCGACCTGGACGTCGTGCTGGCTCTCGACGTGAGCGAGGACGAACTCGTTCACCGACTCACCGGCCGGCGGATGGATCCCGAGACGGGCGATATCTACCACCTCGAGTACAATCCGGCGGAGGATCCAGCGGTCGAGGAACGACTGGTGCAGCGCGAAGACGACAGCGAGGAGACGGTTCGTGAACGATTGCGGGTGTATCGAGAGAACACCGAACCGGTACTCGAGTACTACGGGGACAAGGGCGTGCTCGAGCGGGTGGATGGAGAGCAAGCACCCGACGAGGTGTGGGAGGACGTGAGGGCGGTTATCGAAAATGCGTAG
- a CDS encoding amphi-Trp domain-containing protein, protein MPEEVLFKFEQQMNAAEIADYLRSVADRLEAGDDLTLESGSETVTMSPPGRPTFEVKAERETPSSGGPGELSVEFELEWDEAGGDDGEGDGTLSIS, encoded by the coding sequence ATGCCGGAAGAAGTACTTTTCAAGTTCGAACAGCAAATGAATGCCGCAGAAATCGCCGACTACCTCCGCTCCGTCGCGGATCGCCTCGAGGCCGGTGACGACCTCACACTCGAGTCAGGGAGCGAGACCGTGACGATGTCGCCGCCGGGACGCCCGACCTTCGAGGTGAAAGCCGAACGGGAGACGCCGAGTTCCGGCGGCCCCGGCGAACTGAGCGTCGAGTTCGAACTCGAGTGGGACGAAGCCGGCGGTGACGACGGCGAAGGCGACGGGACATTGTCGATTTCCTGA